In Zonotrichia albicollis isolate bZonAlb1 chromosome 11, bZonAlb1.hap1, whole genome shotgun sequence, a single genomic region encodes these proteins:
- the LOC141730618 gene encoding olfactory receptor 14I1-like, translating into MSNSSFIKHFLLLALADTRQLQLLHFCLLLGISLAALLGNGLIISAVACGHHLHTPMFFFLLNLALTDLGSICTTVPKAMHNFLWDTRNISYSGCATQLFFFMFFISAEFSLLTIMCYDCYVSICKPLHYGTLLGSRACAHMAAAAWASAFLYSLLHTANTFSLPLCHGNALGQFFGEIPHILKLSCTKTYLRELGLLAVSACLALGCFVFIVFSYVQIFRAVLRIPSEQGQHKAFSTCLPHLAVASLFISTAAFAYLKPPFISSPSLDLAVSVLYSVVPPALNPLIYSLRNQELKAAVQRLITGWFQKH; encoded by the coding sequence atgtccaacagcagcttcataaagcacttcctcctgctggcattggcagacacgcggcagctgcagctcctgcacttctgcctcttgctgggcatctccctggctgccctcctgggcaacggcctcatcatcagcgccgtagcctgcggccaccacctgcacacgcccatgttcttcttcctgctcaacctggccctcactgacctgggctctatctgcaccactgtccccaaagccatgcacaatttcctttgggacaccaggaacatctcctactcaggatgtgccacacaactctttttctttatgttcttcatctcagcagagttttccctcctgaccatcatgtgctacgactgctacgtgtccatctgcaaacccctgcactatgggaccctcctgggcagcagagcttgtgcccacatggcagcagctgcctgggccagtgcctttctctattcactgctgcacacagccaatacattttccctgcccctgtgccacggcaatgccctgggccagttcttcggTGAAATCCCACATATCCTCAAGCTCTCTTGCACCAAAACCTACCTCAGAGAACTTGGGCTCCTTGCAGTCAGTGCCTGTTTAGCacttggctgttttgtgttcattgttttctcctatgtgcagatcttcagggctgtgctgaggatcccctctgagcagggacagcacaaagccttttccacctgccttcctcacctggctgtggccTCCCTGTTCATCAGCACTGCAgcatttgcctacctgaagcccccattcatctcctccccatccctggatctggcagtgtcagttctgtactcggtggtgcctccagccctgaaccccctcatctacagcctaaggaaccaggagctcaaggctgcagtgcagagacTGATcactggatggtttcagaaacattaa